One Lacticaseibacillus rhamnosus genomic window carries:
- the typA gene encoding translational GTPase TypA, producing MKTRDDIRNIAIIAHVDHGKTTLVNEMLKQSDTLDQHIQLQDRAMDTNAIEKERGITILSKNTAVKYGDTTINILDTPGHADFGGEVERVMKMVDGVLLVVDAFEGPMPQTRFVLKKALEQHLTPIVVINKVDRPGARPEEVVDEVLELFIELGADDAQLEFPVVYASAVNGTSSMDSDLSTQKHTMNPLFETIIKTIPAPIDNSDEPLQFQVAMLDYNDYVGRIGIGRIFRGKIKIGDNVTVMKLDGSQKNFRVTKLFGFFGLTRTEINSAKAGDLIAVSGMDDIFVGETVTAADTPEALPILRIDEPTLQMMFVANDSPFAGREGKNVTARKLEERLKAQLQTDVSLRVDDTDQAGAWMVSGRGELHLSILVEEMRREGFELQLGRPEVIYRDIDGVTMEPFETVQIDTPEQYTGTVIDAMSQRKGEMQNMENEGNGQTRLTFLAPSRGLIGYSTEFLSSTGGYGIMNHTFEKYAPVIKNWEPGRTQGALVSINAGTATTYSLQSVEDRGQLFINAGTEVYEGMIVGQNSRENDIAVNVTKGKNLTNTRAAGKDHAAAIKTPKKMTLEESIEFLNDDEYCEVTPENIRLRKKILNTGERQKAAKRKKIAASK from the coding sequence GTGAAAACACGTGACGATATTCGCAACATTGCGATCATTGCCCACGTTGACCATGGTAAGACAACTTTGGTTAACGAGATGCTTAAACAATCGGATACACTTGATCAACACATTCAATTACAAGACCGGGCGATGGATACCAACGCCATTGAAAAGGAACGCGGTATTACCATCCTTAGTAAAAATACGGCGGTGAAATACGGCGACACCACCATCAACATCCTCGATACCCCGGGGCATGCTGACTTTGGTGGTGAAGTAGAACGGGTTATGAAGATGGTTGACGGCGTTTTGCTCGTTGTCGATGCATTCGAAGGCCCAATGCCACAAACTCGCTTTGTTTTGAAGAAGGCGCTTGAACAACATTTAACACCAATTGTGGTTATCAATAAAGTTGACCGTCCCGGTGCGCGTCCTGAAGAAGTGGTCGATGAAGTGCTCGAATTGTTCATTGAATTGGGTGCCGATGATGCGCAATTGGAATTTCCAGTAGTCTATGCTTCAGCGGTTAACGGGACTTCCAGTATGGATTCCGACTTATCAACCCAAAAGCACACGATGAATCCGCTTTTTGAGACCATCATCAAGACGATTCCAGCGCCAATCGATAACAGTGACGAACCATTGCAGTTTCAGGTGGCCATGTTGGATTACAACGATTATGTTGGCCGGATCGGGATTGGCCGGATTTTCCGGGGCAAGATCAAGATCGGTGACAATGTAACGGTTATGAAACTTGACGGGTCACAAAAGAACTTCCGGGTTACCAAGCTCTTTGGTTTCTTCGGATTAACGCGGACCGAAATCAATTCTGCTAAAGCCGGTGACTTGATTGCCGTTTCAGGGATGGATGATATCTTTGTCGGCGAAACCGTGACCGCTGCCGATACGCCAGAGGCTTTGCCGATTTTACGGATTGACGAACCGACTTTGCAGATGATGTTTGTGGCTAATGACAGCCCTTTTGCCGGTCGTGAAGGTAAGAACGTAACGGCGCGGAAACTAGAGGAACGGTTGAAGGCACAGCTGCAAACCGATGTCTCGTTGCGTGTTGACGATACGGATCAAGCCGGTGCCTGGATGGTATCCGGTCGTGGTGAACTCCATCTTTCCATCTTGGTTGAAGAGATGCGGCGTGAAGGCTTTGAATTACAGCTTGGCCGGCCAGAAGTTATCTATCGCGATATTGATGGCGTGACGATGGAACCGTTTGAAACGGTGCAGATCGATACTCCTGAGCAATACACCGGTACGGTTATTGACGCTATGAGCCAACGCAAAGGCGAAATGCAGAATATGGAAAATGAAGGCAACGGTCAAACGCGGCTCACTTTCCTTGCCCCATCCCGTGGTTTAATCGGTTATTCCACCGAATTCCTTTCTTCTACAGGCGGTTATGGCATCATGAACCATACGTTTGAAAAGTATGCGCCAGTGATCAAGAACTGGGAACCGGGTCGTACTCAAGGCGCGTTGGTATCTATCAATGCCGGCACTGCGACTACCTACAGTCTGCAATCCGTTGAAGATCGCGGCCAACTCTTCATCAATGCTGGCACGGAAGTTTACGAAGGCATGATTGTCGGTCAAAACTCTCGTGAAAACGACATTGCTGTTAACGTTACTAAGGGTAAGAACCTGACGAACACCCGTGCTGCCGGGAAGGACCATGCAGCTGCCATCAAGACGCCAAAGAAGATGACGCTTGAAGAATCGATCGAGTTCTTAAACGATGATGAATATTGCGAAGTAACCCCTGAAAACATTCGCCTACGTAAAAAGATTCTAAACACCGGCGAACGTCAAAAGGCTGCAAAGCGTAAGAAGATTGCTGCTTCTAAATAA
- a CDS encoding FtsW/RodA/SpoVE family cell cycle protein, which translates to MKKIRHMDYFILVPYLILCAIGIVMVYSASAYWVQRQYGAAETKYLVQQILFVILGIGTVFFFYKMSLKILRNRWVLFILMSTLLVLLVYLILHGRAVNGASAWITIGGFRLQPSEFAKMILIFYLAHMLSSRENSFQQENFRLHQMWQPLFMAGVIMFLVFIEPDTGGFAILFLITLVVVMSSGIPMRYGLLWVLGLIATGVLGYYIVSHYHFAGLENNYAYQRLVAAIHPFEKANAAGNQVVNSLYAINHGGWFGVGLGMSSQKLGYLPEPYTDFILAVIAEELGLVGTVVILSLLFFLVMRFFLIGVRSKNTYHTLIAYGIATMMLVQTIFNVGAVAGVIPVTGVTLPFISYGGSSMIVLSMAVGIMLNISYHSERTQRKVEKTHA; encoded by the coding sequence ATGAAAAAAATACGCCATATGGATTATTTCATCTTGGTGCCGTATCTGATTTTGTGTGCGATTGGAATCGTCATGGTTTATTCTGCCAGCGCCTATTGGGTACAACGTCAATATGGCGCCGCCGAAACTAAATACTTAGTTCAGCAGATTCTTTTTGTGATTCTTGGCATCGGAACGGTATTCTTCTTTTATAAGATGTCACTCAAGATTTTACGTAATCGCTGGGTGCTTTTTATTTTGATGAGTACCTTGCTGGTGTTGTTGGTTTATTTGATCCTGCATGGTCGTGCGGTCAATGGGGCATCGGCCTGGATTACGATTGGCGGTTTTCGATTACAGCCATCCGAGTTTGCCAAAATGATTTTGATTTTTTATTTAGCGCATATGTTGTCATCGCGTGAAAACAGTTTCCAGCAAGAAAATTTCCGGTTACACCAAATGTGGCAGCCGCTGTTTATGGCCGGCGTCATCATGTTTTTGGTTTTCATTGAGCCGGACACTGGCGGATTTGCGATTCTCTTCTTGATTACCTTGGTCGTTGTGATGTCCAGCGGGATTCCCATGCGCTATGGACTGCTCTGGGTGTTGGGGTTGATTGCAACCGGCGTCTTAGGGTACTACATTGTGTCGCATTACCATTTTGCCGGTCTTGAAAATAACTATGCCTACCAGCGATTGGTAGCGGCAATTCACCCGTTTGAGAAAGCCAATGCTGCGGGTAATCAGGTGGTCAATTCTCTTTACGCGATCAATCATGGCGGCTGGTTCGGAGTCGGCTTGGGAATGAGCAGCCAAAAGCTGGGCTATCTGCCGGAGCCATATACTGACTTCATTTTGGCAGTGATTGCCGAAGAGCTCGGATTGGTTGGAACCGTGGTCATCTTAAGCTTATTATTTTTCTTAGTGATGCGGTTTTTCTTAATCGGGGTTCGGTCTAAAAATACGTATCACACGCTGATTGCTTATGGCATTGCGACGATGATGCTGGTGCAAACCATTTTCAACGTGGGTGCAGTGGCAGGCGTTATCCCCGTGACCGGTGTGACATTGCCATTTATTAGTTACGGCGGATCGAGTATGATCGTCTTATCCATGGCAGTGGGGATTATGCTTAATATTAGTTATCACAGCGAACGTACGCAACGAAAGGTAGAGAAGACGCATGCATAA